A genomic window from Henningerozyma blattae CBS 6284 chromosome 3, complete genome includes:
- the DAM1 gene encoding Dam1p (similar to Saccharomyces cerevisiae DAM1 (YGR113W); ancestral locus Anc_3.458) gives MSQDLSSRPATEYKLSVTSKPGSRRSSFVSNKDGITLESNTNRTHNLGSNTDVVLQNNVVPQIRILNESMITLDSNFQRLNSINESLVSFNESFGSLLYGLMCNAWCVEYPENHFTTNHIKDELMKMKTLSNLKENKNNLKRQLETLQNSAQLKSNKPVLPINNVPSSKKQFIRPALPNRNVYNSAQLTKSNLKYLNRKNSNFISTSDVDDDISSEASFVMNPSGRDPSNRIQKPLNPNAKSDLKYRRKSVLHRVRDSLANDGTTYNNTLSGKASRVTNQPNTKSHTTTSNRQTRINNLSKSRTAWTRPKSNSSLDSRPPFR, from the coding sequence ATGAGTCAGGATTTATCATCAAGGCCAGCTACCGAATATAAACTATCCGTCACAAGTAAACCTGGTTCTCGAAGATCTTCATTCGTATCAAACAAAGATGGGATTACTTTAGAAAGTAATACGAATAGAACTCATAACTTGGGTTCTAATACAGATGTAGTACTACAAAATAATGTTGTTCCCcaaataagaatattaaatgaatcaaTGATTACATTAGACTCCAATTTTCAAAGattaaattctattaatgAAAGTTTAGTCAGTTTCAATGAATCATTCGGATCTCTATTATACGGCCTCATGTGTAATGCTTGGTGTGTCGAATACCCTGAAAACCATTTTACAACTAATCATATTAAGGatgaattaatgaaaatgaaaacattatctaatttaaaggaaaataaaaataatttgaaaagacAATTAGAAACATTACAAAATTCTGCTCAATTGAAAAGCAATAAACCTGTACTTCCAATTAATAACGTACCCTCGTCAAAGAAACAATTTATTCGTCCAGCTCTACCAAATAGAAATGTTTATAATTCAGCACAACTcacaaaatcaaatttgaaatatttaaatcggaaaaattccaattttatAAGTACAAGTGATGTTGACGATGATATTAGTAGTGAAGCATCTTTTGTAATGAATCCATCAGGTAGAGACCCAAGTAACCGTATACAAAAACCATTAAATCCTAATGCCAAATcagatttaaaatatagaagAAAATCTGTTCTTCATAGAGTACGTGATAGTTTAGCAAATGATGGTACCACTTATAACAATACATTATCTGGTAAAGCTTCAAGAGTAACCAATCAACCAAACACAAAATCACATACTACAACTAGTAATAGACAAActagaattaataatctatCGAAGAGTCGTACTGCTTGGACAAGACCAAAATCCAATAGTTCTCTAGATTCTAGGCCACCTTTTAGATAA
- the SPT6 gene encoding chromatin-remodeling histone chaperone SPT6 (similar to Saccharomyces cerevisiae SPT6 (YGR116W); ancestral locus Anc_3.460), with protein MSDIENGDRSHAHLKEENSQTVVNDADDRIPSSEEEGEDVFDSSEEEQDEDEEEERRIKEGFIVDDEDEQIASSGKKKRKHKRRPRSREDEDDKLSEDDLDLLMENAGVKRTKEPTPSGRLKRLKRAGSEDRSIDENEINRSSQRAAATDDKLADFFSDEEEEEIEHDSNHEREANRFDQNKPEKYERSHGGNKTGIMDELDDFIEDDEFSDEDDETRQQRLKERKMMREQRMKQPVQVTGLSSEKIDEMYDIFGDGHDYDWALEIENEELDEDNLDNEMEETEDGKTSKKKVTLQDIYDLQDLKKNLMTEEDMLIRKADVPERYQEIRSGIKNYGQMTIEDQELEKNWISDKIAVSKNFEPTYDLTEFKEAIGNAVKFISQDNLEVPFIYAYRRNYISSKNKDGFVLSEDDLWDIVSLDIEFHSIISKREYVHNFYKELNVNDLTIDEYFRNQNTATVAELNSLQDIYNYIEFKYPQEINELLMKESSQGKKHLKNSSYEKFKSSPLYEVIKEVGITADKIGENISAQHQINIPTDHDSKKPQEVVEDIIKNNPSELQIFSNNTNLALETVQKYFSLEISKNTKVRDKVRSDFYKFYLADVVLTSKGKREIQRGSLYEDIKYAINRTPMHFRRDPDIFLRMIEAESLNLLNVKLHISSQSQYIDHLFQTALETTNTSELANEWNKFRKTIFNQALDTIFNDISREIKEDLAKTCEKLVAKSVRHKFMTKLDQAPFIPNLKDPKIPRVLTITCGEGRFGSDAIIAVFVNRKTDFVKDFKIVDNPFDRTHAEKFENTLDDIIQNCQPNVIGINGPNPKTQRFYKKLQEVIHKKQIVDSRGHAVPIVYVDDEIAVRYQHSERGSQEFPNKPPLVKYCIALARYMHSPLLEYANLDKDGLLSLTFHPHQSLLPREVLRKTLESAFVDIVNLVGVEVNKATDNPYYASTLKYISGFGPRKAIDFLESLQRLNEPLLARQQLITHNILHKTIFMNSAGFLYISWNEKRQKYEDLEHDQLDSTRIHPEDYHLATKVAADALEYDPDAIAEKEEQGAMSEFIEILRDDPDRRTKLESLNLESYAEELEKNTGQRKLNNLNTIVLELLDGFEELRNDFHPLHDDEIFQSLTGETDKTFFKGCLVPVRVERFRHNDIICITNSQVECVVNSQRHAGAQYKRPAGEIYEIGRTYPAKVVYIDYENILAEVSLLENDIKHQYVPTNYSKDPSIWDLKQELEDQEEEKKITMVEARAKRTHRVINHPYYFPFNGRQAEDYLRSKERGDFVIRQSSRGDDHLAITWKLDKDLFQHIDIKELEKENPLALGRILIVENQKYHDLDQIIVEYLQNKVRLLNEMTSNEKFKNGNKKDVVKFIEDYSKVNPNRSVYYFSFNYESPGWFFLMFKLNAQSKLYTWNVKLTHTGFFLVNYNYPGVIQLCNGFKTLLKSNSNRNKSSYH; from the coding sequence ATGTCAGATATTGAAAACGGTGATAGGAGCCATGCCCACCTTAAAGAAGAGAATTCTCAAACTGTGGTAAATGATGCCGATGACAGAATTCCAAGTtcagaagaagaaggtGAAGATGTTTTTGATTCTtcagaagaagaacaagatgaagatgaagaagaagaaagaagaattaaagaaGGCTTTATTGTAGACGATGAAGATGAACAAATTGCTTCCAGTgggaaaaagaaaagaaaacatAAAAGAAGACCAAGATCAAGGGaggatgaagatgataaaCTATCGGAAGATGACTTAGATTTACTTATGGAAAACGCAGGTGTAAAGCGTACAAAAGAGCCTACTCCTTCTGGTAGattaaaaagattaaaaaggGCAGGCAGCGAAGATAGATctattgatgaaaatgaaataaatcGTTCTTCACAAAGAGCTGCTGCTACAGATGACAAGCTTGCAGATTTCTTttctgatgaagaagaggaagaaaTTGAACATGACTCTAATCATGAAAGAGAAGCCAATCGTTTTGACCAAAATAAACCTGAAAAATATGAACGATCTCATGGTGGAAACAAAACTGGTATTATGGACGAATTAGATGATTTcattgaagatgatgaattttctgacgaagatgatgaaacCAGACAACAAAGATtgaaagaaagaaaaatgatgaGAGAACAACGAATGAAGCAACCAGTTCAAGTAACAGGCCTTTCatctgaaaaaattgatgaaatgTACGACATTTTTGGTGATGGTCATGACTATGACTGGGCActagaaattgaaaatgaagaattggaTGAAGATAACTTAGATAATGAAATGGAAGAAACAGAGGATGGGAAGACATCAAAGAAGAAAGTTACCCTACAGGATATTTATGATTTACAAGATTTAAAGAAGAACTTGATGACAGAGGAGGATATGCTTATTAGAAAGGCCGATGTCCCAGAAAGATATCAAGAAATAAGATCTGGTATAAAAAACTATGGTCAAATGACTATAGAAGAtcaagaattagaaaagaaTTGGATAAGTGATAAAATTGCAGTGTCTAAGAATTTTGAGCCAACTTATGATTTAACTGAATTTAAAGAAGCTATTGGGAATGCtgtaaaatttatttcacAAGATAATTTGGAAGTTCCATTTATATACGCTTATCGTCGTAATTATATATCATCAAAAAATAAGGATGGGTTTGTCTTAAGTGAAGATGATCTATGGGATATTGTTTCATTGGATATTGAATTCCACAgtattatttctaaaagGGAATATGTCCATAATTTCTACAAAGAATTGAATGTTAATGACTTAACAATCgatgaatattttagaaatcAAAATACTGCCACAGTGGCAGAATTAAATTCTCTTcaagatatttataattatattgaatTCAAATACCCACAAGAAAtcaatgaattattaatgaaagaaTCTAGCCAAGGTAAAAAACATTTGAAGAACTCTAGCTATGagaaatttaaatctaGTCCATTATACGAGGTTATTAAGGAAGTTGGTATCACTGCCGATAAAATTGGTGAAAATATCAGTGCCCAAcatcaaattaatatacCAACAGATCATGATAGTAAAAAGCCCCAAGAAGTGGTTGaagatataattaaaaataatccatctgaattacaaatattttcgaataatacaaatttgGCATTAGAAACTGTCCAGAAGTATTTCTCCttagaaatttcaaaaaatacgAAGGTAAGAGATAAAGTGAGATCAGatttttacaaattttacTTAGCTGATGTGGTTTTAACGTCAAAAGGTAAAAGAGAAATCCAGAGAGGCTCATTATACgaagatattaaatatgCTATTAACAGGACACCAATGCACTTTAGACGCGATCCAGACATCTTTTTGCGTATGATAGAAGCAGAATCATTGAATTTACTAAATGTTAAATTACATATCTCATCACAATCACAGTACATTGatcatttatttcaaaCAGCACTAGAAACAACAAATACTTCTGAATTAGCAAACGAATGGAACAAATTTAGGAAAACTATTTTCAATCAAGCATTAGATACTATTTTCAATGATATTTCTCGTGAGATCAAAGAAGATTTAGCAAAAACCTGTGAAAAACTTGTAGCAAAATCTGTACGCCATAAATTCATGACAAAATTAGATCAAGCACCatttattccaaatttaaaGGATCCAAAAATTCCAAGAGTATTAACTATTACCTGTGGTGAAGGTAGATTCGGCTCTGATGCTATTATTGCAGTATTTGTTAATCGTAAAACTGATTTTGTTAAAGACTTTAAGATTGTAGATAATCCATTTGATAGAACACATGCCGAAAAGTTCGAAAATACTTTAGATGATATTATCCAAAACTGTCAACCGAATGTAATTGGTATCAACGGACCAAATCCTAAAACACAAAGATTCTACAAAAAACTTCAAGAAGTAATTCATAAAAAGCAAATTGTTGATAGTAGGGGACATGCTGTACCAATTGTATAtgttgatgatgaaattgcTGTACGTTATCAACATTCAGAAAGGGGTTCTCAGGAATTTCCAAACAAACCACCTTTGGTAAAATACTGTATTGCATTAGCCCGTTATATGCATTCCCCCTTATTAGAATATGCAAACTTAGATAAGGATGGGTTACTCTCCTTAACATTCCATCCTCACCAATCCTTACTTCCAAGAGAAGTTTTGAGAAAAACTTTAGAATCTGCATTTGTTGATATTGTCAATTTAGTTGGTGTCGAAGTAAACAAGGCTACGGACAACCCTTACTATGCCAGTactttgaaatatatatcaGGTTTTGGTCCTCGTAAAGCAATTGACTTTTTAGAATCACTTCAACGGTTAAACGAGCCACTTTTGGCACGTCAACAATTAATCACTCATAATATTCTTCACAAGACTATATTTATGAACTCTGCTGGGtttttgtatatttcttggaatgaaaaaagacaaaagtATGAAGATTTAGAGCACGATCAACTAGATAGTACTAGAATCCATCCCGAAGATTATCACTTAGCCACAAAGGTTGCTGCAGACGCTTTAGAATATGATCCTGATGCTATTGCTGAGAAAGAAGAGCAAGGTGCTATGAGTGAGTTTATAGAAATCTTAAGAGATGATCCAGATCGCCGAACCAAATTAGAATCTTTGAATTTGGAATCATACGCTGAGGAACTAGAGAAGAATACAGGCCAAAGaaagttaaataatttgaacaCAATTGTTCTAGAATTACTAGACGggtttgaagaattaagaAATGATTTCCATCCGTTACACgatgatgaaattttcCAAAGTTTGACAGGTGAAACAGACAAAACATTTTTCAAGGGGTGTCTCGTTCCTGTTCGTGTTGAAAGATTTAGACATAATGATATCATTTGCATAACAAATTCTCAAGTTGAGTGTGTAGTGAATTCTCAAAGACATGCAGGCGCTCAATATAAACGTCCAGCTGGTGAAATTTACGAAATAGGAAGAACTTATCCTGCTAAAGTTGTATACATAGATTATGAAAACATTCTTGCAGAAGTTTCTTTACTAGAGAATGATATTAAACACCAATATGTACCAACTAATTATAGTAAAGATCCATCAATTTGGGACTTGAAACAAGAATTGGAAGATCAAGAAGAGGAGAAGAAGATAACTATGGTAGAAGCACGTGCCAAGAGAACACATCGTGTCATAAATCATCCATATTATTTCCCTTTTAACGGTAGACAAGCTGAAGATTATTTGAGAAGTAAAGAACGTGGTGATTTTGTCATAAGGCAATCTAGTCGTGGTGATGATCATTTGGCTATTACTTGGAAGCTTGACAAAGATTTATTCCAACACattgatattaaagaattggaGAAAGAAAACCCATTGGCTCTAGGTAGGATTTTAATCGttgaaaatcaaaaatatcatgATTTAGATCAAATTATTGTGGAATACTTACAAAATAAAGTCAGACTACTAAACGAAATGACTTCTAACGAGAAATTTAAGAATGGTAACAAGAAAGATGTTGTTAAATTTATCGAAGATTATTCTAAGGTTAACCCAAACAGATCCGTTTATTACTTTAGTTTCAACTACGAAAGCCCTGGGTGGTTCTTCTTAATGTTTAAGCTAAACGCACAAAGCAAATTGTATACATGGAATGTCAAACTAACTCACACTGGTTTCTTTTTGGTGAACTACAATTACCCCGGCGTTATTCAATTATGTAATGGTTTCAAGACATTACTAAAATCTAACAGTAACAGAAATAAATCCTCCTACCATTAA
- the SCD6 gene encoding Scd6p (similar to Saccharomyces cerevisiae SCD6 (YPR129W); ancestral locus Anc_3.464): MSQYIGKTISLISTTDNRYVGLLEGIDSENSTVTLREVRCFGTEGRKNWGPEEIYPNPTIYNSVKFNGNEVKDLSILDMKIEEVQPVMPQGIWAPQVMAEQGQTLSSAASANSSQATQQPQQPQPQVPAAMAGYGVYAPSAEETASAVSETAQSSTGKSRSNESVNDTPSQGTELEDSNKENKSSFRKNYSDNRDHHGSHQNNQRYNKNNSNHNHNTHQRGVEIPTEDFDFQSNNAIFAKTGVPEQNEESSEKKIEDYKQTDATEHCEDHGSFYDKKSSFFDTISTSAEVNTNMRWQEEKTLNMDTFGQASARPRYHHRGGYRGGRGRGGRGGRGRGYNNHNNRSNNYHNNYNNNNNHSNNSNANYNNSNRRVQESNNSQFPHNSQAVQF, encoded by the coding sequence ATGTCTCAATATATTGGGAAAactatttctttaatttccaCTACTGATAACAGGTATGTCGGTTTATTAGAAGGGATTGACTCTGAGAACAGTACTGTAACCCTAAGAGAGGTTCGTTGCTTTGGTACTGAAGGCCGTAAGAATTGGGGTCCAGAAGAAATCTACCCAAATCCAACAATCTATAATTCTGTAAAATTCAATGGTAATGAAGTCAAGGATTTAAGCATATTGGATAtgaaaattgaagaagttCAACCTGTGATGCCACAGGGAATCTGGGCTCCTCAAGTAATGGCAGAACAAGGCCAGACACTTTCTTCAGCTGCATCTGCTAATTCCAGCCAAGCTACACAACAACCACAACAGCCACAACCCCAAGTACCAGCTGCTATGGCAGGTTATGGTGTTTATGCACCATCTGCTGAAGAAACTGCCTCTGCAGTTAGCGAAACTGCCCAATCCTCCACTGGGAAAAGTAGATCTAATGAATCCGTAAATGATACTCCATCTCAAGGCACAGAATTAGAAGattctaataaagaaaacaaaTCTAGTTTTAGAAAGAATTACTCTGATAATAGAGATCATCATGGTTCTCACCAAAACAATCAACGTTATAACAAAAACAATTCCAACCATAATCATAACACACACCAAAGAGGTGTTGAAATTCCAACTgaagattttgattttcaatCAAACAACGCCATTTTTGCTAAAACTGGAGTGCCAGAGCAAAATGAAGAGAGTTCTGAAAAGAAGATTGAAGATTATAAACAAACAGATGCTACTGAACACTGTGAAGATCATGGTTCATtttatgataaaaaatcatcTTTCTTTGATACTATCTCCACTTCTGCAGAAGTAAATACTAACATGAGGTGGCAAGAGGaaaaaacattaaataTGGACACCTTTGGTCAAGCATCTGCAAGACCAAGATATCATCATAGAGGTGGTTACAGGGGTGGTAGAGGCCGTGGTGGTAGAGGTGGCAGAGGCCGTGGTTATAATAATCACAATAACAGAAGTAACAATTATCacaataattataataataataataatcattctaataatagcaatgCTAACTATAACAATAGTAATAGAAGAGTTCAAGAGAGCAATAACAGCCAATTCCCACATAATTCTCAAGCTGTCCAATTCTAG
- the TBLA0C03890 gene encoding uncharacterized protein (similar to Saccharomyces cerevisiae YGR117C; ancestral locus Anc_3.466) — MADTSTVTDLTKVLVAQFLKKNGYTTTLKHFLTESFLPRTILDNNESDGLIYEDLESIISDRVQYNEYMIHEKLQTLSINNDKNKDEPESITIKYAGILPSWDHNLKFSEINKGSILETLTINATFSENSQPILSTSNKQLVIKDANLQTVKFVESPTKPKSIIKLCGSIPWKNLNYACGIDGSFYLLDSNFNSIEKAIFKLHSRLISHIQFFVNAENNICYIATAGADNFVKLHTLSIFAVSSSENKYIINTIGEIKILSMCLSLRLIQNNEENKTTPLILITRTDYTHLLCYSVDDINVTKPSLELYYQIALNNTQFSTHSFNIRDMLVLPRKNGTNGYVALATSHIPFMRIIVVKLPKISSQEDIKSNQSSITGISTFYKQIIINMATTIPQTSYSQPILKSLSLQNGLVVGNDEGLYAVDLLKQDSWKLNTIYDNSIVKSMDINRDQDKLIIAYTDKSIHLYDINK, encoded by the coding sequence ATGGCTGATACATCAACAGTAACTGACTTGACAAAAGTTCTTGTGGCTCagtttttgaaaaagaatgGTTACACAACGACATTGAAACACTTTCTAACTGAGTCGTTCTTACCGAGAACGATATTGGATAATAACGAATCCGATGGCCTTATCTATGAAGATTTAGAGAGTATCATTAGTGACAGAGTTCAATATAATGAGTATATGATTCATGAAAAGTTACAAACTCTTTCAATCAATAATGACAAGAACAAAGATGAACCGGAATCGATTACGATTAAATATGCTGGTATTTTACCATCTTGGGatcataatttaaaattttcagaGATAAATAAGGGCTCAATTTTAGAAACACTAACAATTAATGCTACGTTTTCAGAAAACAGTCAGCCAATACTATCCACATCAAATAAACAACTTGTCATTAAAGATGCAAATTTACAGACAGTTAAATTTGTAGAATCTCCAACTAAACCAAAGAGTATTATCAAGCTGTGTGGTTCAATACCTtggaagaatttaaattatgcATGTGGTATTGATGgatcattttatttattagattccaattttaatagCATCGAAAAGGCCATCTTTAAATTACATTCTAGATTAATTAGccatattcaattttttgtGAATGCAGAAAACAATATCTGCTATATTGCAACAGCTGGCGCTGATAATTTCGTAAAACTTCACACGCTTTCGATCTTTGCTGTTTCAAGctctgaaaataaatatattattaatacaattggtgaaattaaaattctaTCGATGTGCTTATCTTTACGGTTAATTCAGAATAACgaggaaaataaaacaacGCCTCTTATTTTAATTACCAGAACAGATTACACTCATCTATTGTGTTATTCTGTTGATGACATAAATGTTACAAAACCATCTTTAGAACTGTATTATCAAATCGCATTGAATAATACACAATTTAGTACTCATTCTTTCAATATAAGAGATATGCTAGTATTACCCAGAAAGAACGGTACTAACGGCTACGTAGCTTTAGCTACCTCTCATATTCCCTTTATGCGTATTATCGTAGTAAAACTCCCCAAGATAAGTAGCCAAGAAGATATCAAGAGTAATCAATCTTCAATTACAGGCATCTCTACTTTCtataaacaaattattattaatatggCTACCACGATCCCACAAACTTCTTATTCTCAGCCCATATTAAAATCCTTATCCTTGCAAAATGGATTGGTTGTTGGGAATGATGAAGGGTTATATGCagtagatttattaaagcaGGATTCTTGGAAATTAAATACAATCTATGACAATTCAATAGTGAAATCGATGGATATTAACCGCGATCAAGATAAATTGATCATTGCATATACCGACAAGAGTATTCATTTGTAcgatattaataaataa
- the TBLA0C03900 gene encoding 40S ribosomal protein uS12 (similar to Saccharomyces cerevisiae RPS23A (YGR118W) and RPS23B (YPR132W); ancestral locus Anc_3.467): MGKGKPRGLNSARKLRVHRRNNRWAENTIKRDYWVLLSSPLQFGGSSHAKGIVLEKLGIESKQPNSAIRKCVRVQLIKNGKRVTAFVPNDGCLNYVDENDEVLLAGFGRKGKAKGDIPGVRFKVVKVSGVSLLALWKEKKEKPRS, translated from the coding sequence ATGGGTAAGGGTAAGCCAAGAGGTTTGAATTCCGCTAGAAAGTTGCGTGTCCACAGAAGAAATAACCGTTGGGCTGAAAACACTATAAAAAGAGATTATTGGGTACTGCTTTCAAGTCCTCTCCAATTTGGTGGTTCTTCTCACGCTAAAGGTATTGTTTTGGAAAAGTTAGGTATTGAATCTAAACAACCAAACTCTGCTATCAGAAAGTGTGTCAGAGTTCAATTGATTAAGAACGGTAAGAGAGTTACTGCTTTCGTTCCAAATGATGGTTGTTTGAACTACGTCGATGAAAATGACGAAGTTTTATTGGCTGGTTTCGGTAGAAAAGGTAAGGCTAAGGGTGATATTCCAGGTGTCAGATTCAAGGTCGTCAAGGTCTCTGGTGTCTCCTTATTGGCTTTATGGaaggaaaagaaagaaaagcCAAGATCATAA